The DNA segment CAAAGGCTGTGGCTCCCGGAAGACAGATCATATCAATATGATGATCTGCGCCTGCTTTTGCCAGTAAATAACCGGGATCCGAAATTCCGGGAGTTCCTGCATCGGTGATAATGGCAATATTCTGACCGCTTTTCAGATCAGCGATCACTTTATCCGTTGCCTGATGCTCATTATGAAGATGATACGATTTTAAAGGTTTGGAAATCTCGAAATGCTTCAGAAGAATTCCGGAAGTTCTGGTGTCTTCACATAGTATATAATCTACTTCTTTTAAAACACTTACTGCTCTGTAAGTCATATCCTCAAGGTTCCCGATCGGTGTGGGAACAAAATATAGAATTCCGCTCAAAATTTACGTTATAAAAATTTGTTTTCTACCAAGATCCAGAGTCTTTGTGCATATTCATCCACCTTGCTCCATTTTTTGGCATAATAAAGGTCGCTCAGGTATTCCTTTGCATCTTCTAATGTTCTGAAACTGTTCAGATTATTTACTACCTCATTCAATTCAGACTGGCTTCCCCCGAAAAGTGTTTTTGTAAAAGCAATACGATCATTTAAATCCAGTTTGAATTCCGGTTTTTTCTTTTCCGCCTCCATAAAATCCGTTGGAATATTTGTTTTTAAAATACTTCCCGTATCTTCTTTTTTCTCAACAGGTGCTGTCTGTTCCAAGGGCAGTGTTCTTTCCAGATGATCATCATCAAAAAGCGTCTGTACAGCTTTTAAGCCTTTAATATGAGCCAGCTTTATTTTTTTCTCCTGCTGATATGCTTCTAAATTTTCAAAACTTTCATCGGAGGCCGGTTTATCGTTTTCTTTTTCAGGAACAGGCCTGTCAATCTCAACAATTTTTCGGCGGTCATTAATTTCTGCCAAAATAGTCTCCTGTTTTTCCTCAAGAGCCGCTTCATGCCTGATTTCCGTTACAATACTTTCTACATTTGAAGTATCCGCAGCCATTTCTCCGTGTTCGATCATGGCTTCAGAAACCGTAAAATGTTCCTCATTTTCTTCGATCAGCAGGTCTTCCTCAATAGGTTCCGTATCAAAAATACTTGGAATGGTTTCTGTAATTTCCTGCTTTTCTTCATTTTTAACATCCTTATCAAAATTATTCCGGATATTTTCTTCTTCATCAAAATCATTAAAATTTCCCTGATCATCCGAAATTTCATTTTCAAATTCATCAATTTCATTCAGCTGATTATTAAAAATGGCTTCTTCTTCTGTATGTTCTCTGCTGAACATGTCTTCATCAATATCATCATCATTTTCAGGTTCAGCATTTGCCAAAATTCTTTCTTCATCGATAAAATTCAATGTCCTGTCTGTATTGTCAGGAATTTCGTGTTCATCGGTTTCTTCCAGTTGCTTATTGAAAATATCTTTATCTTCTTGTACATCTGCTGATATAACAGTTTCAGAATCAGTATTTTCTTCAACAAAGTCAACCAGTGTCTCATGAAGCTCTTCTTCAACAATTTCATTCAGCTGATTATTGAAAATGGCTTCTTCTTCCATAACAGGAAATTCTTTACTTTCGCCGATTTCATTCAGTTGGTTATTAAAAATAGCTTCTTCCTCTTCCACTTCATAATTGCTTTCAATGAAAGGTTGAGATGAAAAGTTTTCACTATTTTTTTCTGTTGAAGAAAAATTTTCTTTTTCAAAATACTCCAGATTTTTTTCAAGCAACTTGAGAAACGAAATCCGGTTAGCAAGTTCATCTACAAGATCCTGCCGGGAAATTAATTCGTCTACATTGCTTATTTTATCCAGAATAGCGATCATATTCTTGGATTCAAAAAAAATCTTTTCCTTTAAATCTTGGATGTTTTGCATATAAGAATCTTGTTAAAAAATTGCTTACTTTTGATGTTAAAAATATACGGCTAATTTAACAAATGTTTTTAGAAAATACAATTAATCATTCCAAACAAAGTGGTTGGATGGAAGTTATTTGTGGCTCAATGTTTTCCGGAAAAACCGAAGAGTTGATCAGGAGGCTGAGAAGGGCAGAAATGGCGGGGCAGAATGTGGAGATTTTTAAACCGAAACTGGATACAAGGTATTCTGAAGAAGACGTTATTTCTCATAATCAAAATAAAATACGAAGTACACCGGTAGAAAATCCCAATGAAATTATTTTGCTGGCCTCCAACTGTGATGTAGTGGGAATTGATGAAGCACAGTTTTTTGATGAAGGCATTGTAGATGTAGCCAATCAACTGGCAGACAGCGGAATCCGGGTAGTAATTGCCGGTCTTGATATGGACTTTTTAGGAAGGCCATTCGGGCCGATGCCAAATCTTATGGCCACTGCCGAATATGTGACCAAAGTACACGCGATCTGTAAAAGGACCGGAAATCTTGCCAATTATTCTATGAGAATATCCAGTGGCAATAACCTTGTTGAACTTGGTGAAACCGAAAGCTATGAAGCGGTAAGCCGCCGGGTTTTTATTGACGAAGTGCTTTTGAAGAAGAAAAAACAGTAAATTAGGCCAAAAAGAAGCCGGAAGCATAAGCAATTATTTGATAAGGCCTTTGCTTATTTGTTTCCTGCTTACAATCAGCAGAACAGGCACCAATGAATTATACAGTACATCAGATTGCAGAAATCACCAATGCACAGGTTATTGGTGACGAAAAACTTTTGATAAAAAATATAGCTTTCGACAGCAGGATTATTTATTCCACCAAAAATACAGCTTTTATTGCGATCAATACGAAGAAGAATTCGGGAGAAAAGTTTATTGAGGCTGCCATTGACAGGGGTATAGGCGTAATTATTTCAGAACACCATGATCCGCAGTATGAAAATGTTACCTGGATTATTACCAGTGATTCTGTTGCCTTTCTCCAAAAACTTGCACAATATCATTTTGAAAATGCTCATATAAAATCTGTTGGAATTACGGGAAGCAATGGTAAAACTATTTTAAAAGAATGGCTGTATCAATGCCTGTGGAATGAATTCAAAACGGTAAAAAGTCCTAAAAGTTTTAATTCTCAGATTGGCCTTCCTTTATCTTTGCTTCAGATTAATGAGTCCCATGAACTGGGAATTTTTGAAGTAGGGATCTCGAAACCGGATGAAATGGAAAAGCAGGAAAATATATTCCACCCTCAGATCGGGTTGCTGACGCATATCGGTACTGCGCACCTCGCCAACTTCAAATCTGAGGAACAACTGATTGATGAAAAAATCAAATTGTTCAAAAATTCGGAAATTATTATTTACAATGGTGATAATTTATTGGTTGACAGTAAA comes from the Chryseobacterium nepalense genome and includes:
- a CDS encoding thymidine kinase; the encoded protein is MFLENTINHSKQSGWMEVICGSMFSGKTEELIRRLRRAEMAGQNVEIFKPKLDTRYSEEDVISHNQNKIRSTPVENPNEIILLASNCDVVGIDEAQFFDEGIVDVANQLADSGIRVVIAGLDMDFLGRPFGPMPNLMATAEYVTKVHAICKRTGNLANYSMRISSGNNLVELGETESYEAVSRRVFIDEVLLKKKKQ